From the Kogia breviceps isolate mKogBre1 chromosome 3, mKogBre1 haplotype 1, whole genome shotgun sequence genome, one window contains:
- the ZBTB25 gene encoding zinc finger and BTB domain-containing protein 25 isoform X2 produces MDTASHSLVLLQQLNMQREFGFLCDCTVAIGDVYFKAHRAVLAAFSNYFKMIFIHQTSECIKIQPTDIQPDIFSYLLHIMYTGKGPKQIVDHSRLEEGIRFLHADYLSHIATEMSQVFSPETVQSSNLYGIQISTTQKTAVKQGLEVKEAPSNNSGNRAAVQGDHPQLQLSLAIGLDDGTADQQRAHPAAQALEEHQKPPMSIKQERCDPESVISQSHPSPSSEVTGPTSTESGIKIHLCHYCGERFDSRSNLRQHLHTHVSGSLPFGVPASILESNDLGEVHPRNENSEALECRRLSSFIVKDNEQQPGHSNRGTTEPLQISQVSLISKDTEPVELNCNFSFSRKRKISCTICGHKFLRKSQLLEHMYTHKAVSAKCCLPSVELYKDPIGTTFICLL; encoded by the exons ATGGACACAGCTAGCCATAGCCTTGTCCTTCTGCAGCAGCTGAACATGCAGCGAGAATTTGGTTTTCTGTGTGATTGCACAGTTGCTATTGGAGATGTCTACTTCAAAGCCCACAGAGCAGTGCTTGCTGCCTTTTCTAACTATTTCAAGATGATATTTATTCACCAAACAAG tgaATGCATAAAAATACAACCAACTGACATCCAACCTGACATATTCAGCTATTTGTTGCACATTATGTACACGGGGAAAGGGCCAAAACAGATTGTGGATCATAGTCGTTTGGAGGAAGGGATTCGATTTCTTCACGCCGACTACCTTTCTCACATTGCGACTGAAATGAGTCAAGTGTTCTCACCAGAGACTGTGCAGTCCTCAAATTTATATGGCATTCAGATCTCAACTACCCAAAAAACAGCTGTCAAACAAGGGCTGGAGGTCAAGGAAGCTCCTTCCAATAACAGTGGAAATAGAGCTGCTGTCCAGGGTGACCACCCCCAGTTGCAGCTTTCTCTTGCTATTGGGCTGGATGATGGCACTGCAGACCAGCAGAGGGCCCATCCTGCTGCCCAGGCCTTGGAGGAGCACCAGAAGCCCCCCATGTCCATCAAGCAGGAGAGATGTGACCCAGAATCTGTGATTTCCCAGAGCCATCCCTCACCCTCTTCAGAGGTGACAGGCCCCACTTCCACCGAAAGTGGTATCAAAATACACCTATGCCATTACTGTGGGGAACGTTTTGATTCCCGTAGTAATCTAAGACAACATCTCCATACCCACGTGTCTGGATCCCTCCCATTTGGTGTCCCTGCTTCCATTCTGGAAAGTAACGACCTTGGTGAAGTGCATCCACGTAATGAAAATAGCGAGGCTCTTGAATGCCGCAGGCTTAGCTCCTTCATTGTCAAGGATAATGAGCAGCAGCCTGGCCACTCAAACCGGGGTACCACAGAGCCTTTGCAGATCAGTCAAGTGTCTTTGATCTCCAAAGACACTGAGCCAGTAGAATTaaactgtaatttttctttttcaaggaaaagaaaaatcagctgtACTATCTGTGGTCATAAATTTCTCCGAAAGAGCCAATTACTGgagcacatgtatacacacaaag CAGTGTCTGCCAAATGTTGTCTTCCTAGTGTTGAG
- the ZBTB25 gene encoding zinc finger and BTB domain-containing protein 25 isoform X4 gives MDTASHSLVLLQQLNMQREFGFLCDCTVAIGDVYFKAHRAVLAAFSNYFKMIFIHQTSECIKIQPTDIQPDIFSYLLHIMYTGKGPKQIVDHSRLEEGIRFLHADYLSHIATEMSQVFSPETVQSSNLYGIQISTTQKTAVKQGLEVKEAPSNNSGNRAAVQGDHPQLQLSLAIGLDDGTADQQRAHPAAQALEEHQKPPMSIKQERCDPESVISQSHPSPSSEVTGPTSTESGIKIHLCHYCGERFDSRSNLRQHLHTHVSGSLPFGVPASILESNDLGEVHPRNENSEALECRRLSSFIVKDNEQQPGHSNRGTTEPLQISQVSLISKDTEPVELNCNFSFSRKRKISCTICGHKFLRKSQLLEHMYTHKAVSAKCCLPSVEDIQ, from the exons ATGGACACAGCTAGCCATAGCCTTGTCCTTCTGCAGCAGCTGAACATGCAGCGAGAATTTGGTTTTCTGTGTGATTGCACAGTTGCTATTGGAGATGTCTACTTCAAAGCCCACAGAGCAGTGCTTGCTGCCTTTTCTAACTATTTCAAGATGATATTTATTCACCAAACAAG tgaATGCATAAAAATACAACCAACTGACATCCAACCTGACATATTCAGCTATTTGTTGCACATTATGTACACGGGGAAAGGGCCAAAACAGATTGTGGATCATAGTCGTTTGGAGGAAGGGATTCGATTTCTTCACGCCGACTACCTTTCTCACATTGCGACTGAAATGAGTCAAGTGTTCTCACCAGAGACTGTGCAGTCCTCAAATTTATATGGCATTCAGATCTCAACTACCCAAAAAACAGCTGTCAAACAAGGGCTGGAGGTCAAGGAAGCTCCTTCCAATAACAGTGGAAATAGAGCTGCTGTCCAGGGTGACCACCCCCAGTTGCAGCTTTCTCTTGCTATTGGGCTGGATGATGGCACTGCAGACCAGCAGAGGGCCCATCCTGCTGCCCAGGCCTTGGAGGAGCACCAGAAGCCCCCCATGTCCATCAAGCAGGAGAGATGTGACCCAGAATCTGTGATTTCCCAGAGCCATCCCTCACCCTCTTCAGAGGTGACAGGCCCCACTTCCACCGAAAGTGGTATCAAAATACACCTATGCCATTACTGTGGGGAACGTTTTGATTCCCGTAGTAATCTAAGACAACATCTCCATACCCACGTGTCTGGATCCCTCCCATTTGGTGTCCCTGCTTCCATTCTGGAAAGTAACGACCTTGGTGAAGTGCATCCACGTAATGAAAATAGCGAGGCTCTTGAATGCCGCAGGCTTAGCTCCTTCATTGTCAAGGATAATGAGCAGCAGCCTGGCCACTCAAACCGGGGTACCACAGAGCCTTTGCAGATCAGTCAAGTGTCTTTGATCTCCAAAGACACTGAGCCAGTAGAATTaaactgtaatttttctttttcaaggaaaagaaaaatcagctgtACTATCTGTGGTCATAAATTTCTCCGAAAGAGCCAATTACTGgagcacatgtatacacacaaag CAGTGTCTGCCAAATGTTGTCTTCCTAGTGTTGAG
- the ZBTB25 gene encoding zinc finger and BTB domain-containing protein 25 isoform X3, translating to MDTASHSLVLLQQLNMQREFGFLCDCTVAIGDVYFKAHRAVLAAFSNYFKMIFIHQTSECIKIQPTDIQPDIFSYLLHIMYTGKGPKQIVDHSRLEEGIRFLHADYLSHIATEMSQVFSPETVQSSNLYGIQISTTQKTAVKQGLEVKEAPSNNSGNRAAVQGDHPQLQLSLAIGLDDGTADQQRAHPAAQALEEHQKPPMSIKQERCDPESVISQSHPSPSSEVTGPTSTESGIKIHLCHYCGERFDSRSNLRQHLHTHVSGSLPFGVPASILESNDLGEVHPRNENSEALECRRLSSFIVKDNEQQPGHSNRGTTEPLQISQVSLISKDTEPVELNCNFSFSRKRKISCTICGHKFLRKSQLLEHMYTHKAVSAKCCLPSVEGTQV from the exons ATGGACACAGCTAGCCATAGCCTTGTCCTTCTGCAGCAGCTGAACATGCAGCGAGAATTTGGTTTTCTGTGTGATTGCACAGTTGCTATTGGAGATGTCTACTTCAAAGCCCACAGAGCAGTGCTTGCTGCCTTTTCTAACTATTTCAAGATGATATTTATTCACCAAACAAG tgaATGCATAAAAATACAACCAACTGACATCCAACCTGACATATTCAGCTATTTGTTGCACATTATGTACACGGGGAAAGGGCCAAAACAGATTGTGGATCATAGTCGTTTGGAGGAAGGGATTCGATTTCTTCACGCCGACTACCTTTCTCACATTGCGACTGAAATGAGTCAAGTGTTCTCACCAGAGACTGTGCAGTCCTCAAATTTATATGGCATTCAGATCTCAACTACCCAAAAAACAGCTGTCAAACAAGGGCTGGAGGTCAAGGAAGCTCCTTCCAATAACAGTGGAAATAGAGCTGCTGTCCAGGGTGACCACCCCCAGTTGCAGCTTTCTCTTGCTATTGGGCTGGATGATGGCACTGCAGACCAGCAGAGGGCCCATCCTGCTGCCCAGGCCTTGGAGGAGCACCAGAAGCCCCCCATGTCCATCAAGCAGGAGAGATGTGACCCAGAATCTGTGATTTCCCAGAGCCATCCCTCACCCTCTTCAGAGGTGACAGGCCCCACTTCCACCGAAAGTGGTATCAAAATACACCTATGCCATTACTGTGGGGAACGTTTTGATTCCCGTAGTAATCTAAGACAACATCTCCATACCCACGTGTCTGGATCCCTCCCATTTGGTGTCCCTGCTTCCATTCTGGAAAGTAACGACCTTGGTGAAGTGCATCCACGTAATGAAAATAGCGAGGCTCTTGAATGCCGCAGGCTTAGCTCCTTCATTGTCAAGGATAATGAGCAGCAGCCTGGCCACTCAAACCGGGGTACCACAGAGCCTTTGCAGATCAGTCAAGTGTCTTTGATCTCCAAAGACACTGAGCCAGTAGAATTaaactgtaatttttctttttcaaggaaaagaaaaatcagctgtACTATCTGTGGTCATAAATTTCTCCGAAAGAGCCAATTACTGgagcacatgtatacacacaaag CAGTGTCTGCCAAATGTTGTCTTCCTAGTGTTGAG
- the ZBTB25 gene encoding zinc finger and BTB domain-containing protein 25 isoform X1, with amino-acid sequence MDTASHSLVLLQQLNMQREFGFLCDCTVAIGDVYFKAHRAVLAAFSNYFKMIFIHQTSECIKIQPTDIQPDIFSYLLHIMYTGKGPKQIVDHSRLEEGIRFLHADYLSHIATEMSQVFSPETVQSSNLYGIQISTTQKTAVKQGLEVKEAPSNNSGNRAAVQGDHPQLQLSLAIGLDDGTADQQRAHPAAQALEEHQKPPMSIKQERCDPESVISQSHPSPSSEVTGPTSTESGIKIHLCHYCGERFDSRSNLRQHLHTHVSGSLPFGVPASILESNDLGEVHPRNENSEALECRRLSSFIVKDNEQQPGHSNRGTTEPLQISQVSLISKDTEPVELNCNFSFSRKRKISCTICGHKFLRKSQLLEHMYTHKGKSYRYNRCQRFGNTLAQRFQPYCDSWSDVPLKSSRLSQEQLDSSCALESELTQENVDTILVE; translated from the exons ATGGACACAGCTAGCCATAGCCTTGTCCTTCTGCAGCAGCTGAACATGCAGCGAGAATTTGGTTTTCTGTGTGATTGCACAGTTGCTATTGGAGATGTCTACTTCAAAGCCCACAGAGCAGTGCTTGCTGCCTTTTCTAACTATTTCAAGATGATATTTATTCACCAAACAAG tgaATGCATAAAAATACAACCAACTGACATCCAACCTGACATATTCAGCTATTTGTTGCACATTATGTACACGGGGAAAGGGCCAAAACAGATTGTGGATCATAGTCGTTTGGAGGAAGGGATTCGATTTCTTCACGCCGACTACCTTTCTCACATTGCGACTGAAATGAGTCAAGTGTTCTCACCAGAGACTGTGCAGTCCTCAAATTTATATGGCATTCAGATCTCAACTACCCAAAAAACAGCTGTCAAACAAGGGCTGGAGGTCAAGGAAGCTCCTTCCAATAACAGTGGAAATAGAGCTGCTGTCCAGGGTGACCACCCCCAGTTGCAGCTTTCTCTTGCTATTGGGCTGGATGATGGCACTGCAGACCAGCAGAGGGCCCATCCTGCTGCCCAGGCCTTGGAGGAGCACCAGAAGCCCCCCATGTCCATCAAGCAGGAGAGATGTGACCCAGAATCTGTGATTTCCCAGAGCCATCCCTCACCCTCTTCAGAGGTGACAGGCCCCACTTCCACCGAAAGTGGTATCAAAATACACCTATGCCATTACTGTGGGGAACGTTTTGATTCCCGTAGTAATCTAAGACAACATCTCCATACCCACGTGTCTGGATCCCTCCCATTTGGTGTCCCTGCTTCCATTCTGGAAAGTAACGACCTTGGTGAAGTGCATCCACGTAATGAAAATAGCGAGGCTCTTGAATGCCGCAGGCTTAGCTCCTTCATTGTCAAGGATAATGAGCAGCAGCCTGGCCACTCAAACCGGGGTACCACAGAGCCTTTGCAGATCAGTCAAGTGTCTTTGATCTCCAAAGACACTGAGCCAGTAGAATTaaactgtaatttttctttttcaaggaaaagaaaaatcagctgtACTATCTGTGGTCATAAATTTCTCCGAAAGAGCCAATTACTGgagcacatgtatacacacaaagGTAAATCTTACAGATATAACCGATGCCAAAGGTTTGGTAATACATTAGCCCAGAGATTTCAGCCATACTGTGACAGCTGGTCTGATGTCCCCCTGAAAAGTTCTCGCTTGTCGCAAGAACAGTTAGACTCATCTTGTGCCTTAGAGTCAGAACTCACACAAGAAAATGTGGATACTATCCTGGTTGAGTAG
- the AKAP5 gene encoding A-kinase anchor protein 5, whose protein sequence is MEITVPEIQVESKDEKRSAEVSPQNERQEEKASTLCFKRRKKAAKAMKPKVGSEAADAARKCPPEAGASYQPEPPQGAWASIKRLVTRSKRSDSSKQQKPFEAKVQPEINAEDDNSKKKAKSRLKFPCIKFSKGEKRSNHSKIIEDSDCSIKVQREAGSLDTKTLTQSDNQAAKTKSKQDLREDVSQKGSDEVCESNVNNSITSPGEKVISVELELDTGHSAIQTGTLILEKDIETLEEKQSIQPQQASPLETSDTEHQLPVVSDVPSSPAVPDQQILEEARNSILESGPDWKDRESKETVAEESKLKDTELSQESDFQVNEITAEKPKPEESKRMEPIAIIITDTEISEFDVKKSKNVPKQFLISIENEQVGVFANDSGFESRTSEQYETLLIETASSLVKNAIQLSIEQLVNEMASDDNAKSNLLQ, encoded by the coding sequence ATGGAGATCACAGTTCCTGAAATACAAGTAGAAAGCAAGGATGAGAAGAGATCAGCAGAAGTTAGTCCTCAGAatgagaggcaggaggaaaaagCATCGACGCTTTGCttcaagagaagaaagaaagcagcCAAAGCAATGAAGCCCAAAGTTGGCTCTGAAGCTGCTGATGCAGCAAGGAAGTGTCCCCCAGAAGCAGGAGCTTCTTATCAGCCAGAGCCCCCCCAGGGGGCCTGGGCCTCCATCAAACGCCTTGTAACGCGCAGCAAAAGGTCAGATTCTTCAAAGCAGCAAAAGCCCTTTGAGGCCAAAGTGCAACCTGAAATCAATGCTGAGGATGATAATtctaaaaaaaaggcaaaatccaGACTAAAGTTTCCCTGTATAAAATTCTcaaaaggggagaaaagaagTAATCATTCCAAAATTATAGAAGACTCAGACTGCAGTATCAAAGTCCAACGAGAGGCTGGAAGTTTGGATACAAAAACTCTGACCCAATCAGATAACCAGGCAGCAAAGACCAAGTCGAAGCAGGATCTAAGGGAAGATGTCTCACAGAAAGGGAGTGATGAGGTCTGTGAATCAAATGTGAACAACAGCATAACTTCTCCTGGAGAGAAAGTGATTTCAGTAGAACTTGAGTTAGATACAGGGCATTCTGCTATTCAAACAGGAACTCTAATCCTTGAAAAAGATATTGAAACGCTTGAGGAAAAACAAAGCATTCAACCTCAGCAAGCAAGCCCACTGGAAACTTCAGACACAGAACACCAGCTCCCAGTGGTTTCTGATGTTCCTTCCTCACCTGCAGTCCCAGATCAACAAATTCTGGAAGAAGCCAGAAACAGTATCCTAGAAAGTGGACCAGATTGGAAAGACCGTGAAAGTAAAGAGACTGTTGCTGAGGAGAGTAAGCTGAAAGATACTGAACTGAGCCAGGAATCAGATTTTCAAGTAAATGAAATCActgcagaaaaacccaaaccagaagaaagcaaaagaatggAGCCAATTGCTATTATTATCACAGACACTGAAATCAGTGAATTTGATGTTAAGAAATCTAAAAATGTCCCTAAGCAATTCTTAATTTCAATCGAAAATGAGCAAGTGGGGGTTTTTGCTAATGATAGTGGTTTTGAGAGTAGAACTTCAGAACAATATGAAACACTCTTAATAGAAACAGCTTCTTCTCTTGTCAAGAATGCTATCCAGTTGTCTATAGAACAGCTGGTTAATGAAATGGCCTCTGATGATAATGCAAAAAGCAATCTTCTACAGTGA